A stretch of the Poseidonibacter parvus genome encodes the following:
- the rarD gene encoding EamA family transporter RarD, translated as MTEIKLGQIYAVLAFLFWGAIAPIYFKEVSSVEPLEVLIHRIIWSFFILIPLIFITKQVDIYKTLIKDFTKLKYLALSTFFISLNWLVFIWAVTNDKIMETALGYYINPLVSIFLGYLFFQERMTKNQYIAIFIAFIAVFYQVLSLGSLPLVSLTLAFSFAFYGMIRKKINVGSIVGLFVETLIMIPFALIGIYYLYTTNSISFLNSSTYINIMLSLGGIITITPLLLFNGAATRLKLTTLGFLQYLGPTCAFLLAIFIYNEEFNFDKMITFILIWIALAIFSLDSIKKYRKQKKLKKDN; from the coding sequence TTGACAGAAATTAAATTAGGACAAATATATGCGGTATTAGCATTTTTATTTTGGGGAGCAATTGCTCCCATATATTTTAAAGAAGTATCAAGTGTTGAGCCTTTAGAAGTTCTAATTCATAGGATTATATGGTCTTTTTTTATTCTTATTCCTTTGATTTTTATTACAAAACAAGTTGATATTTACAAAACTTTAATAAAAGATTTTACTAAATTAAAATACCTAGCATTATCAACTTTTTTCATTTCCCTTAATTGGCTTGTTTTTATTTGGGCAGTAACAAATGATAAAATTATGGAAACAGCGCTAGGCTATTATATAAACCCCTTAGTTAGTATATTTTTAGGCTATTTATTCTTTCAAGAAAGAATGACTAAAAATCAATATATTGCTATTTTTATAGCTTTTATAGCTGTTTTTTACCAAGTTCTTAGTCTAGGTTCTCTTCCTTTAGTTTCTTTAACACTTGCATTTTCTTTTGCTTTTTATGGAATGATACGGAAAAAAATAAATGTAGGTTCTATTGTCGGATTATTTGTAGAAACTTTGATAATGATACCTTTTGCACTAATTGGAATATATTATTTATATACTACAAATTCAATATCTTTTTTAAATTCAAGTACATATATTAATATAATGCTAAGTCTTGGTGGAATAATAACAATTACGCCACTACTACTATTTAATGGTGCTGCAACAAGACTTAAGCTTACAACATTAGGTTTTTTACAATACTTAGGACCAACATGTGCTTTTTTACTTGCAATTTTTATATATAATGAAGAGTTTAATTTTGATAAAATGATTACATTTATATTAATTTGGATTGCATTAGCAATTTTTTCATTAGATTCAATAAAAAAATATAGAAAACAAAAGAAGTTAAAAAAGGATAATTAA